Proteins encoded within one genomic window of Mycolicibacterium aubagnense:
- the rfbB gene encoding dTDP-glucose 4,6-dehydratase → MARLLVTGGAGFIGANFVRYLLDHTDHHVTVLDKLTYAGNRESLAGLPDQRMTFVLGDIADAALVDELMATTDVVVHFAAESHNDNSLRDPEPFLHTNLVGTFTLLEAVRKHGARLHHISTDEVYGDLELDDPAKFTERTAYNPSSPYSSTKAGSDLLVRAWVRSFGVRATISNCSNNYGSYQHVEKFIPRQITNVLCGIRPKLYGAGRNVRDWIHVDDHSSAVLAIIEQGRLGETYLIGANGEKDNKTVIEMILTQMGQPADAYDHVTDRAGHDLRYAIDSTKLRTELGWQPKYLDFADGLSATIAWYRDNEAWWRPVKDATEARYAGQGQ, encoded by the coding sequence ATGGCACGGTTGCTGGTCACCGGGGGTGCCGGGTTCATCGGTGCCAACTTCGTCCGATACCTCCTGGACCACACCGATCATCACGTGACGGTGCTGGACAAGCTGACCTACGCGGGCAATCGCGAATCCCTTGCGGGCCTGCCGGATCAACGGATGACGTTCGTCCTGGGTGATATTGCCGACGCGGCCCTGGTCGACGAATTGATGGCGACGACCGACGTCGTGGTCCATTTCGCCGCGGAATCCCACAACGACAACTCGCTGCGTGATCCCGAACCGTTCTTGCACACCAATCTGGTCGGGACATTCACGCTGCTGGAGGCCGTGCGCAAGCACGGCGCCCGGCTGCACCACATCTCGACCGACGAGGTGTACGGCGACCTCGAACTCGACGATCCCGCCAAGTTCACCGAACGCACGGCGTACAACCCGTCGTCGCCGTATTCGTCCACCAAGGCCGGCAGTGATCTGCTGGTGCGTGCCTGGGTGCGGTCCTTCGGCGTCCGAGCCACTATTTCCAACTGCTCCAACAACTATGGGTCCTACCAGCACGTCGAGAAGTTCATCCCGCGGCAGATCACCAACGTGCTGTGCGGAATCCGGCCGAAGCTCTATGGCGCGGGGCGCAATGTGCGGGACTGGATCCATGTGGATGATCACTCGTCCGCCGTGCTGGCGATCATCGAGCAGGGGCGCCTCGGCGAGACGTATCTGATCGGCGCCAACGGCGAGAAGGACAACAAGACCGTCATCGAGATGATCCTGACGCAGATGGGCCAACCGGCCGACGCCTACGACCACGTGACCGATCGGGCCGGGCACGACCTCCGTTACGCCATCGATTCGACCAAGCTCCGTACCGAGCTCGGTTGGCAGCCAAAGTATCTCGACTTCGCCGACGGGTTGAGCGCCACCATCGCCTGGTACCGCGACAACGAGGCGTGGTGGCGCCCGGTCAAGGACGCCACCGAAGCGCGCTACGCCGGCCAGGGCCAGTGA
- the rfbD gene encoding dTDP-4-dehydrorhamnose reductase: MTEYGKPLSANATPIPGLTIWELPVHGDNRGWFKENWQREKMTALGLPDFGPVQNNISFNDTAGTTRGIHAEPWDKFVSVATGRIFGVWVDLRDGPMFGTVFTAELDPSRAVFVPRGVGNAFQTLESGTAYVYLVNDHYSFDAQYVSVNLADESLAIEWPIPLERAELSAKDRAHPRLADITPVAPRKTLVLGANGQLGRALRAEYGDDPIVEFVTRDNVDLTGDLETALRWQDYDTVINAAAYTAVDDAETPGGRVDAWAVNVTGVAALARIATARGLTLVHLSSDYVFDGTSESPYREDDQIAPLGVYGQTKAAGDQLVATVPRHYILRTSWVIGDGRNFVRTMLSLAERGVDPSVVDDQFGRLTFTSELARAIRHLITTSAPYGTYNVTGGGPAMSWADIARRVFELSGHDPERVTGVSTEDYFASATRAVAPRPRNSVLDNQKLESTGFKPEAVDDSLSRYLSR, from the coding sequence GTGACCGAGTATGGGAAACCGTTGTCCGCCAACGCCACACCGATCCCTGGGCTGACCATCTGGGAACTGCCGGTGCACGGCGACAACCGCGGCTGGTTCAAGGAGAACTGGCAGCGCGAGAAGATGACGGCGCTCGGGCTGCCGGATTTCGGTCCTGTGCAGAACAACATCTCGTTCAACGACACGGCCGGCACCACCCGAGGCATCCATGCCGAACCGTGGGACAAGTTCGTGTCGGTTGCCACGGGCCGCATCTTCGGTGTCTGGGTCGATCTACGGGACGGCCCGATGTTCGGGACGGTGTTCACCGCGGAGCTGGACCCGTCGCGCGCGGTGTTCGTCCCGCGCGGGGTCGGTAATGCGTTCCAGACCCTGGAATCCGGCACCGCCTACGTCTATCTGGTCAATGACCACTATTCGTTTGACGCCCAATATGTTTCGGTAAATCTGGCCGACGAGTCGCTGGCCATCGAATGGCCGATTCCGCTCGAGCGCGCCGAGCTGTCGGCCAAGGACCGGGCACATCCCCGGCTGGCCGACATCACACCCGTCGCGCCCCGAAAGACGTTGGTACTCGGCGCGAATGGCCAACTGGGCCGGGCCCTGCGCGCTGAATACGGCGACGACCCGATCGTCGAGTTCGTCACGCGGGACAACGTGGACCTGACCGGCGACCTCGAGACGGCCCTCCGCTGGCAGGACTACGACACCGTCATCAACGCTGCCGCGTACACCGCGGTGGACGACGCCGAGACCCCGGGCGGTCGGGTCGACGCCTGGGCCGTCAACGTCACCGGCGTTGCGGCACTGGCACGTATCGCGACCGCGCGCGGCCTCACGCTGGTGCACCTCTCCAGTGACTACGTCTTCGACGGCACATCCGAATCCCCGTACCGGGAGGACGACCAGATCGCCCCGCTCGGGGTCTACGGCCAGACCAAGGCGGCCGGCGACCAGCTCGTCGCGACGGTGCCTCGGCACTACATCCTGCGGACGTCCTGGGTGATCGGCGACGGTCGCAACTTCGTCCGCACCATGCTGTCGTTGGCAGAGCGCGGCGTCGACCCGTCGGTGGTCGACGACCAGTTCGGGCGGCTGACGTTCACCTCGGAGCTGGCCCGGGCGATCCGGCACCTCATCACCACGAGCGCCCCGTACGGGACGTACAACGTCACCGGCGGCGGACCGGCGATGTCGTGGGCGGACATCGCCCGGCGGGTGTTCGAGCTGTCGGGCCACGATCCGGAGCGGGTCACGGGTGTCAGCACCGAGGACTACTTCGCCTCGGCGACCAGAGCGGTGGCACCGCGGCCGCGGAACAGCGTGCTCGACAACCAGAAGCTGGAGTCAACGGGATTCAAACCCGAGGCAGTCGACGATTCGTTGTCGCGCTACCTGAGTCGGTAG
- a CDS encoding flavin reductase family protein, translating to MSSTDLSPVSLRAAFGQFPTGVVAIAAHVNGEKVGLAASTFVPVSLEPPLVSFCVQNTSTTWPKLKDLPALGISVLGQQHDAAARTLAAKTGDRFAGMETELRDNGALFIHGTSVWLETSIDQLVPAGDHTIVVLAITDIVINPDVEPMVFHRSAFRRLEA from the coding sequence ATGAGCTCTACAGATCTCAGCCCGGTGTCCCTGCGTGCGGCGTTCGGTCAGTTCCCGACCGGCGTCGTCGCCATCGCAGCCCACGTCAACGGCGAAAAGGTGGGCCTGGCCGCGAGCACGTTCGTGCCGGTGTCGCTGGAACCGCCGCTGGTCTCGTTCTGTGTGCAGAACACCTCAACCACCTGGCCGAAGCTCAAGGATCTGCCGGCGCTGGGGATCAGCGTGCTCGGACAGCAGCACGACGCGGCAGCGCGCACCCTGGCGGCCAAAACCGGTGACCGCTTCGCGGGGATGGAAACCGAGTTACGCGACAATGGCGCGCTGTTCATCCACGGCACCAGCGTGTGGCTGGAGACGTCGATCGATCAGCTGGTTCCCGCCGGCGACCACACCATCGTGGTCTTGGCGATCACCGACATCGTCATCAATCCCGACGTGGAGCCGATGGTGTTCCACCGCAGCGCATTCCGTCGCCTGGAAGCCTGA